Proteins found in one Clostridium kluyveri DSM 555 genomic segment:
- a CDS encoding ABC transporter permease: MDILISVLQQGLIFSIAAFGVYITFRILDFPDLSVDGTFPLGAAVTAICIVKGMNPFAASILSFGAGCVGGIFTGILHVKLKISNLLSGILVMIGLYSINLRIMTKSNVALFGQKTIFSNNINLLLMLFIIMVIVKVLLDLFLKTKMGFALKAVGDNEQLVTSLSLNKDNIKLIGLAISNGLVALSGSMMAQYQGFSDVGMGTGTVVMGLAAVILGESVFGRIKLLKSTTTALLGSILYKGAIALALLCNLQSNDLKLVTALIVILALSLNGKKLSFKTKKHNLGGESYVKDTKTA; the protein is encoded by the coding sequence GTGGATATACTGATAAGTGTATTACAACAGGGGCTTATATTCTCCATAGCAGCTTTTGGAGTATATATAACCTTTAGAATATTGGATTTTCCTGATTTGTCTGTAGATGGTACCTTTCCCCTAGGTGCCGCTGTAACGGCTATATGTATAGTAAAAGGAATGAATCCATTTGCAGCATCTATTTTATCTTTTGGTGCTGGATGTGTGGGGGGGATTTTTACAGGAATTCTTCATGTAAAATTAAAAATAAGCAACCTTTTGTCTGGTATTTTAGTAATGATAGGTCTATATTCTATAAATTTAAGGATAATGACAAAATCTAATGTGGCCTTATTTGGGCAAAAAACCATATTTTCAAATAATATAAATCTTCTATTGATGCTGTTTATTATTATGGTTATAGTAAAGGTACTTTTGGATTTATTTTTAAAAACTAAAATGGGATTTGCATTAAAAGCTGTAGGCGATAATGAGCAATTGGTAACTTCTCTTAGTCTTAATAAAGATAACATAAAATTAATCGGACTTGCCATTTCAAATGGACTAGTAGCTTTATCTGGTTCAATGATGGCCCAATATCAAGGCTTTTCCGATGTGGGAATGGGAACTGGAACTGTAGTAATGGGTCTTGCAGCAGTTATACTGGGAGAATCTGTATTTGGAAGAATAAAGTTATTAAAATCCACTACTACAGCACTACTGGGTTCTATATTATATAAGGGTGCAATAGCATTGGCACTTTTGTGTAACCTCCAGTCTAATGATTTAAAATTGGTAACTGCCTTAATAGTAATTCTGGCTCTATCCTTAAATGGAAAAAAATTAAGTTTCAAAACCAAGAAACATAATCTTGGAGGTGAGTCCTATGTTAAAGATACAAAGACTGCATAA
- a CDS encoding ABC transporter substrate-binding protein, with protein MVGKKKLSFLAVFLLAASILGGCGGTTSSSSSKSTLKNKEVIKIGITQVTEHPALDSARKGFIEALKAKGYEDGKNIKINYQNAQGDMPTTQSIAQNFVSQKEDLILAIATPSAQAAYNATKDIPILITAVTDPVKAGIAKSLENSGTNVTGTSDDLPIGKQFELLKKLVPNAKKLGIVYNTSETNSQIQVENAKKAAPSYGLEIVTAGVTNVSEVPQSLDSIVGKIDALYVPTDNAVVSSIATVVNTCYKKNIPVIGSEKGQVTSGALATTGIDYTKLGYQTGLMAVEIINGKKPSELSITTLKDMQLVINEDAAKKLNITIPDDLNSKAEKVKGGVN; from the coding sequence ATGGTAGGAAAGAAAAAACTTTCATTTCTTGCAGTATTTTTATTGGCTGCATCAATTCTAGGAGGATGTGGTGGGACAACATCATCAAGCAGTTCTAAATCAACTCTTAAGAACAAAGAAGTAATTAAAATTGGTATTACCCAAGTTACGGAACACCCAGCTCTTGATTCCGCTAGAAAAGGTTTTATAGAGGCATTAAAGGCTAAAGGATATGAAGATGGTAAAAACATTAAGATAAATTATCAAAATGCCCAGGGCGATATGCCTACAACTCAGAGCATAGCTCAAAACTTTGTGTCACAAAAAGAAGATTTGATCCTTGCAATAGCAACTCCTTCTGCCCAAGCAGCTTATAATGCTACCAAGGATATTCCTATACTTATAACCGCAGTAACAGACCCGGTTAAAGCAGGAATTGCAAAATCTCTTGAAAACTCTGGAACTAATGTAACAGGAACTTCAGATGATCTACCAATAGGAAAACAATTTGAGCTTTTGAAGAAATTAGTACCTAATGCTAAAAAGTTAGGTATTGTATACAATACCAGTGAAACCAACTCACAAATTCAGGTGGAAAATGCTAAAAAAGCTGCTCCATCTTATGGATTGGAAATTGTAACAGCAGGAGTTACAAATGTAAGTGAAGTTCCTCAATCTCTAGATTCCATAGTTGGAAAAATTGATGCATTATATGTACCTACAGATAATGCAGTAGTTTCATCTATAGCTACCGTAGTAAACACATGTTACAAGAAAAATATACCTGTAATTGGCTCTGAAAAAGGACAGGTAACTAGTGGTGCTCTTGCCACTACAGGCATTGATTACACTAAATTAGGTTACCAAACAGGTCTTATGGCTGTAGAAATAATAAACGGTAAGAAACCTAGTGAACTTTCTATTACCACTTTAAAGGACATGCAGCTTGTTATAAATGAAGATGCAGCTAAAAAGCTCAATATAACTATTCCAGATGATTTAAACTCCAAAGCTGAAAAAGTAAAGGGAGGAGTTAATTAG
- a CDS encoding ABC transporter ATP-binding protein: MLKIQRLHKVFNKNTLNENILYDNLSLTVEEGDFVTIIGSNGAGKSTLLNLICGTLSADKGSIILNGEEISKLPEYKRTRNIGRVFQDPSKGVSPNMTILENMSIAYNKGKRYGLTMCVNKNNTKLFIEMLSQINLGLEDKLNTKVNLLSGGQRQALSLIMAVMCKPKLLLLDEHIAALDPKTSERIIEITDKIIVENKITTLMVTHNLNHAITLGNRLFMMHEGKIVMDVRGEEKSKLTIDKLLKSFERVQGKQEGLSDRVLFS, from the coding sequence ATGTTAAAGATACAAAGACTGCATAAAGTATTTAATAAGAATACTTTAAATGAAAATATATTATATGACAATTTATCTTTAACAGTAGAGGAAGGTGATTTTGTCACCATAATAGGCAGTAACGGTGCTGGAAAATCAACTCTGCTCAATTTAATATGCGGCACTTTAAGTGCCGATAAAGGTTCTATAATATTAAATGGTGAAGAAATAAGCAAGCTTCCTGAATATAAAAGAACCAGAAATATAGGAAGAGTATTTCAGGATCCCTCAAAAGGCGTTTCACCCAACATGACTATACTAGAAAATATGTCTATAGCCTACAATAAAGGAAAAAGGTATGGACTCACAATGTGTGTAAATAAAAACAATACTAAGCTTTTCATTGAAATGCTGTCTCAGATAAATCTTGGATTGGAAGATAAACTTAATACCAAAGTAAATCTTTTATCTGGCGGGCAAAGACAAGCTTTATCTTTAATAATGGCAGTAATGTGCAAGCCCAAACTATTGCTTTTAGATGAGCATATAGCAGCTCTGGATCCTAAAACCTCAGAACGTATAATAGAAATTACAGATAAAATAATAGTGGAAAATAAAATAACTACCCTCATGGTTACCCACAACTTAAATCATGCCATAACCTTAGGAAACAGACTATTTATGATGCACGAGGGCAAGATAGTTATGGACGTAAGAGGAGAAGAAAAAAGCAAATTAACCATAGATAAACTACTTAAATCCTTTGAAAGAGTTCAGGGAAAACAGGAAGGATTAAGTGACAGAGTTTTATTTTCCTAA
- a CDS encoding HutP family protein codes for MIIESTDVAKASIEMSISSRENEKKLEKFFEDKGILTAAVDIGGNINNSIPKIIERALVASKKRGLIRENYHVHDGAIAGATREALFQIIQKANGLNVGGKIGIARNKEHISVCIFMSIGLLHLNEVVIGLGHRSIPV; via the coding sequence ATGATTATAGAAAGTACCGATGTAGCAAAAGCTTCTATCGAAATGTCCATCTCCTCTAGGGAAAATGAAAAAAAATTGGAGAAGTTTTTTGAAGATAAAGGTATTTTAACTGCCGCTGTAGATATAGGAGGAAACATCAATAATAGCATACCAAAAATAATTGAAAGAGCCTTGGTAGCATCTAAAAAGAGAGGTCTTATAAGAGAAAATTATCACGTGCATGACGGTGCCATAGCAGGTGCTACAAGAGAGGCCCTCTTTCAAATTATTCAAAAAGCAAATGGACTGAATGTAGGAGGTAAAATTGGTATAGCACGAAATAAGGAACATATAAGTGTATGTATATTCATGAGCATAGGATTGCTGCATTTAAATGAGGTAGTAATCGGACTTGGACATCGTTCTATTCCTGTATAA
- a CDS encoding class I SAM-dependent methyltransferase — MAHKFDAKNKHKLDNATRRRLLPPEETLIKLGLQQGNIMADIGCGIGYFSIPACKIVGEMGKIFAMDILPEMLQAVEININKYNIVSNIKTLLTTENNLKLEDNTISFAFISNVLHEALDKEKLLNEIRRILSPKGRLAIIEWEKIQGEFGPPLEHRLDKFHLMKVLDKIKFSNISLVNIGENFYGLTAQK; from the coding sequence ATGGCTCATAAATTTGATGCAAAGAACAAACATAAACTGGATAATGCCACCAGGAGGAGATTGCTTCCCCCTGAGGAAACCCTTATAAAACTTGGATTACAACAGGGCAATATAATGGCGGATATAGGCTGTGGAATTGGATATTTCTCAATACCAGCATGTAAAATCGTAGGAGAGATGGGAAAGATATTTGCAATGGATATTCTGCCCGAAATGCTTCAGGCAGTTGAAATAAATATAAATAAGTATAACATTGTGTCTAATATAAAGACTTTATTAACAACAGAAAATAATTTAAAATTGGAAGACAACACAATATCTTTTGCCTTTATAAGTAATGTACTTCACGAGGCATTAGATAAAGAAAAACTTTTAAATGAAATTAGAAGAATTCTCTCTCCCAAAGGACGACTAGCTATTATAGAATGGGAAAAAATTCAAGGAGAATTTGGCCCTCCTTTAGAACATAGATTGGATAAATTTCATCTTATGAAGGTATTAGATAAAATTAAATTTTCAAATATATCCCTTGTAAATATAGGGGAAAACTTTTATGGATTAACAGCACAAAAATAA
- a CDS encoding Mrp/NBP35 family ATP-binding protein, with product MSECNSCPSNGGCSKDKENCMVKNNPYNNVKKIIGVMSGKGGVGKSSISVLIARHLKEMGYSVGILDADVTGPSIPNLMGLRGKKAETNEEFILPVETQSGIKTISLNLLLQDENQPVIWRGPLISGAVKQFWTDVIWGELDYLVIDMPPGTADVALTVMQSIPISGLVMVSIPQELVSMIVSKAVNMAKAMNISILGVIENMSYITCPDCGKKIKFFNGKNTEKFLKEMNLKFLGELPMLSSVSNLSEQGSESIDESLKKIFNPIVTNIINSLEEKR from the coding sequence GTGTCAGAGTGCAATTCATGCCCGTCAAATGGTGGGTGCAGCAAGGATAAGGAAAATTGTATGGTTAAAAACAATCCCTATAACAATGTAAAGAAAATTATTGGTGTTATGAGTGGCAAAGGGGGAGTAGGAAAATCATCAATTTCTGTTCTTATAGCCAGACACTTGAAAGAGATGGGATATAGCGTAGGAATTTTAGATGCAGATGTAACAGGACCAAGTATTCCTAATTTAATGGGTTTAAGAGGGAAGAAAGCAGAAACCAATGAAGAATTTATATTACCTGTAGAAACACAAAGTGGAATAAAAACCATATCATTAAATTTACTTTTACAAGATGAAAACCAACCGGTTATATGGAGGGGACCGCTAATATCTGGAGCAGTAAAACAATTTTGGACAGATGTAATATGGGGAGAACTTGATTATCTGGTAATTGACATGCCACCTGGAACAGCAGATGTTGCACTTACAGTAATGCAGTCTATTCCTATAAGTGGCTTAGTCATGGTATCTATACCGCAGGAGTTAGTCTCTATGATAGTTTCAAAGGCTGTGAATATGGCGAAAGCTATGAATATCAGTATTTTGGGAGTTATTGAAAATATGAGTTATATCACTTGTCCTGATTGCGGAAAGAAGATAAAATTTTTCAATGGGAAAAATACAGAGAAGTTTTTAAAAGAGATGAATTTGAAATTTTTAGGAGAGCTTCCTATGTTGAGCAGCGTAAGCAATTTGTCAGAGCAGGGAAGTGAGAGTATAGATGAGAGCCTTAAAAAGATTTTTAATCCTATCGTTACTAATATTATAAATAGTTTGGAGGAAAAAAGATGA